In Streptomyces sp. NBC_00341, the DNA window GACCGGGTGGTCATCGCCGCCACCCGCCGCGGCCTTGCCGAACTGCTGCGCAGGCGGAGCTCGTTGACGAACCGCTGACGTCGAGGCCCTTCCCCGAGGGGCCCGCCGGGAACCCTCACCGCCGCCCGCGACCCGTGCAGTCTTCCCTCACCCTTGACAGGTGGGTGAGTGCTCACTCACTCTATGAGGAGCAGGGGTGAGTGAGTACTCACCCACCAATGGTGAAGGGAAGCGCAGAAGATGTTCAACCTGCAGAGTCTCGACCCGCAGACGCCGATGTTCGCGCAGTTCAAGGAGAAGACCGGGCCCATCGTCCTGGCCAACACCTTTCTGGTCCCGAAGGAGAGCGCGGAGGCGTTCCTGCCCCTCTTCAGGAGGCAGGCGGAGTTCATGATGACTCAGCCGGGCTTCGTCTCCCTGCGGATGCACCGGGGGACAGGGGACAGCCGACTGCTGATGAACGTCGCGGTCTGGGAGTCGACGGAGGCGCTCGCCACGGCGTTCGGCAGCCCGGAATTCCAGCGCATGGCGGCCGAGTTCCCCGACGACGTCGTGGCGTACCCGCACATCTTCGAGCAGATCGACGTCTGACACGGCAGCCGTGGCCGGGAACAGGGGCGGCCCGCGCCGGGGCCGTCACCAAGCCCATGTGACTCGCAAGGAGAAGGAAAGTGCCGCTGAAGAAGATCAACACCGTCCTGGTCGCCGCCTTCGTCCTCTTCATTCTCTGGTTCGGGCTGGAGTTCGTCCTGAGCCCGGAGACGACGGCGCCGACGTTCGGCCTGCCGAGCTGGCCGTCCGGTGACGGCGGCGGCTTCCTGATCGTCAAGGGAAGCCGCGACATCGTCCTGGCCCTGGTCCTGGGCATCCTGCTGCTGACGGGCCACCGCCGGGCGCTGGGCTGGGTGCTGCTGGTGGAGGCGCTCGCCGCGTACGGCGACATGACCACCGTGCTGGCCCACCACGGCTCCGTGGCCACCGCGTTCGGCGTCCACTGCCTGACCGCGACGCTGATGGTGGTCACCGGACTGCTGGTGCTGCACGAGACCCGCGAGGTCGCGCCCGCCCCGGCGACGCCCGCCCCGCAGCCCGCCTGACGCCGTCGGTCGGGGTGGTCCGGGTCCCGGGCCACCCCGGCCGACGGCACTCATGGCTCACACCGCGATCCGCGTCCCGGCCGAGGCCCCCATCGCCTCCCGCACCTGTGTCAGGGTCGCGTCGGCGATGGTGTTGGCGCGCTCGTTGCCGGTCCGCAGCACGGACCGTACGTACCCCATGTCCCGTGCGTACTCGGCCCGTCGGGCGCGCATCGGTGCCAGCCGGGTGTTGACCGCGTCGGTCACCGTCCGCTTCAGGGCGGCCGCGCCCCCGCCGCCGATCTCCTCGGCCACGGTGTGCGGATCGCGGTCGAGGCAGAGGGCGGCCAGCAGCACCAGGCCGGACACGCCGGGCCGCCGCTCGGGGTCGTAGGTGATGTGCCGGTCCGCGTCCGTGGTGGCGCCCTTGATCAGCCGGGCCGTCTCGTCCGTGCCGGCGCCGAGCGCGATGGAGTTGGCGCGGCTCTTGCTCATCTTGGTGCCGTCGGTGCCGAGCAGTTGCGGAACGGCGGAGAGCAGCGCCTCGGGTTCCGGGAAGACGGGCCCGTACCGCTCGTCGAACCGCCTGGCGACGGTCCGGGCAACTTCGAGGTGGGGCAGCTGGTCCTTGCCGACCGGCACCAGATTGCCCTTGCAGAACAGGATGTCGGCCGCCTGATGGACCGGGTAGGTGAACATCAGGCCGCTGACGGAGTCCTGCCGGGAGTGCGCGATCTCGTCCTTGACCGTGGGGTTGCGGCCCAGCTCCGCGACCGAGACCAGGCTCAGGAACGGCAGCATCAGCTGGTTGAGCGCGGGTACGGCGCTGTGGTTGAAGATCACCGAGCGTTCCGGGTCGATGCCGACGGCCAGGTAGTCCAGCAGCAGCCCCTCCATCGTGGCGGTGAGCCGCTCGGCCACGTCCCGGTCGGTCAGCACCTGGTAGTCCGGAATGACGATGAACGTCTCCACCCCGAGGTCCTGGAGCCGCACCCGGTTGTGGAGCGTGCCGAAGTAGTGCCCGAGGTGGAGCGCCCCTGTGGGCCGGTCACCGGTCAGGACCCGGAATCTCTCCGGGTACCGCCGGATCCGCTCCTCCAGCGCGATGTCCGGTGCGGCGTCGGCGTCGGTCGCGGGCGTGGTCGTGATGGTCGTGGTCATGAGTGGTCTCTCCTCGCGTCGGTGTGTGCGTGGAGGACGGCCCCCCGGGCGGGAAGCCCGTACCGGAAGAGGGCACAGAAAAAGGGCCGTCCGTATCGAACGGCCCTGGTCCCGCGCAGAAGAGGTGGCCGCTCCTAGAAGGAGCGCCACCAGTTCCGGCACGGTACGGAGGTCATGGCGCGATGGTAACGCGCCATGACGCCCGCGTCACGGCACTTCGCGCCACCCCGGGCGCGGTCCGGCACCCTCCTGTCGGACTCACGACCGGTCCGTGGCCCGTGGGTGCCCTGTGCTCGCGAAGGTGATCCAGCAGGTGTCGGCGGCGGTGTCCAAGAGGTACCAGACGCGTCCACCCCCGGTCACCTCGATCTGCCACTGTTCGCAGGTCTGCCCCCGGTGGGTTCCGTGTGCCAGGCTGCCCTTCAGCCTGTGATGCCGGGGCACCTCGGCTGTCGGCCTCGGGTCCGTACGTATGGTGATCCAGGCGCGGTATGTGTTGCTGCGGGCCTGCCGGCCCAGGCTCTCCCAGCCCTTGGCCGCCGCCGCATCGGCGAACCGGACTTCCCACTGCCCTTCCGGCGCGGGAGGCGCTGCCCGGTCCCCGCGACCCACGCTCATGCGAGCTCTCGCGGGTCGGGCACCGGCCCGAAGTCCGCCTCCTGGTCCCTGGTCAGCGCGGCCAGCAGTTCGGGGTCGGAGTGGACCTCGGCGCTGTGCTGCCATGCGGTGAGCATCTGGGCGACTGAAGCGCTGTTGCCGATCGAATCGGCGGCGCGCATGGTGTCGACCAGTTCGACGGCGAACGCGTGGACGTCGGGTTCGGGCAGGAACCGGACCCAGGGGAACGCGTCCGGCAGTATGTCCAGAAGCAGCTCCATGCTGCCGGGCTCCCGTCGGGCCATGGCGGCGAGCATGCGCGTGGCGGCCGACACCACCCTCCGGTCCTGTTCGGCCCGCACCGCCGTGGT includes these proteins:
- a CDS encoding antibiotic biosynthesis monooxygenase, which encodes MFNLQSLDPQTPMFAQFKEKTGPIVLANTFLVPKESAEAFLPLFRRQAEFMMTQPGFVSLRMHRGTGDSRLLMNVAVWESTEALATAFGSPEFQRMAAEFPDDVVAYPHIFEQIDV
- a CDS encoding DUF4267 domain-containing protein — encoded protein: MPLKKINTVLVAAFVLFILWFGLEFVLSPETTAPTFGLPSWPSGDGGGFLIVKGSRDIVLALVLGILLLTGHRRALGWVLLVEALAAYGDMTTVLAHHGSVATAFGVHCLTATLMVVTGLLVLHETREVAPAPATPAPQPA
- the trpS gene encoding tryptophan--tRNA ligase, with translation MTTTITTTPATDADAAPDIALEERIRRYPERFRVLTGDRPTGALHLGHYFGTLHNRVRLQDLGVETFIVIPDYQVLTDRDVAERLTATMEGLLLDYLAVGIDPERSVIFNHSAVPALNQLMLPFLSLVSVAELGRNPTVKDEIAHSRQDSVSGLMFTYPVHQAADILFCKGNLVPVGKDQLPHLEVARTVARRFDERYGPVFPEPEALLSAVPQLLGTDGTKMSKSRANSIALGAGTDETARLIKGATTDADRHITYDPERRPGVSGLVLLAALCLDRDPHTVAEEIGGGGAAALKRTVTDAVNTRLAPMRARRAEYARDMGYVRSVLRTGNERANTIADATLTQVREAMGASAGTRIAV